The Hirundo rustica isolate bHirRus1 chromosome Z, bHirRus1.pri.v3, whole genome shotgun sequence genome contains the following window.
TGCTTGAGTTCTTCTGCTTCATCTAATACTTTTGTGTACTGGGATTTCATTTCTGATAactcattttctgctttgtatttCAAAGAATTTGTTACCTCCAACAGTTTCTCATGTTCATCTCTAGGAATGTAGTCTGAAACTATATCATCTagagtttttttcttcctatacTCTTCAAGCTCTGTTTGTGCTTCTTTGTACAACTGAGACAATTCATTAAGTTGCCTGTTGAGCTCATCTATCGTTCTGTGCATCGCATCTTTCCTTTGTCCAGCTTCAGCACTAGATTCCAACTGCATCTGATTTGTCAGCTTGTCCTGTAGtcttttaatttcctcttgCCCTTCCTTGTACCTCTCAATCAGCAATGCTTTCTCTTGATTGATGTTATCAATAACTGAACAGTATGAATTCTTCATTTCCTCACACTCTTCCACAGACAATTTGCCTGACACATTCTGCTCTCTGTCTTCAAActttttctgcagctctctcactttttctttttgtctttcgCTTTCCTCCAATGCTTTCTTCAATTCTTGCTTAAGTGCTTCAACTTCTCCGTATGTAACCTTCAACATACTCAGATCAGAACTGGTTTCTTCACTTTCAGAGGAAACAAGACCTGGCTTCTTTTGCCTCTGTACATTCAAAACCTCTTTCACAGCTTCCTCATGCCTGTTTTGAGTTTCTTGGAACTTCAAATTAAGATCAGAaccattttctgaaatgtctgggctatttaaattatctttttcagGGACTCTAGACTGAACTTGAGTTTCCAtatgttttcttttgccttcagaATTCTCTAATTTTCTCTGCACATCCTGTAAGTCTTCCTGGAGGTACTTCATTTTTACTTCTCTGGGGCTTGTCATTTTTTCTGGGATTTGAGTGGTACTTAATGTAGGCTTCAAGTCCTGCACCAAGAACTCATTTTGTCTCTCTGCTGTTTGCTCAAACTGTGTTTGGATTGAATAAGATTCTATAGTTGAATCCTCTTCTTTAGGTGTTCTTTCCtgtccaaaaaaaccccaccaacaatTGCACAATAAAAAACAAGCacattattctatttttttagaATAGTGTAAGTAAGGAAGTATTTCAACATCCTACAGAGATTTATTATCCTAAAGATGATTAAAGAGTCATGGAAGAAAGTTCTAGAAAAGTTCAAAACTGAGCTGTTCCCATTTGTCATTTACAGTGAGAAAAGGCAGTAAGTGGCAAGCTCCTTTGAAAGTCTGGACTGAGCTCCATAAGCTAATAATCAAAGCTaagcaaattaaaattctgCTAGCACAACTGTTAATAACATATTTTAGAATGTGGTTATCGTAATAAACAAAGTTATTCAGTAATTTATGGGCAAAGTGAGAAGATCAAAACACCGATTTAATCCTTTGGGGCAGATAATTTCTATAATCTTAACAACAAGCTCATTAAAAGATCTTCATAGTACAACTCTATAAAACAGTAAGCAGCTCTCTGTTCTCCCCAGCAGAAGAAGAGAACATCAGAATAGCACAAGAATATGCCACCTGTAATTTGTCCTGCAGCTCCTTATTGTGCAATGTCAGAGAGGCAATTTTTGCCTGCATCAACAGAAGTAGATCTTGTTGGTCAGCTTCAGAACTCACATCCAATAAACTATCAACacctttggaggaaaaaaaaaaaaaaagattcaaaagCTTCCAAAAAGCTGAAATGCTAGTCAGTTAGTTAGTTAttcaaacatttcaaattaaacaGTTTGTTCCCATGACCAGTAAATGCAGTGAGCAGGCAAACCGTTCCTACAAACTCCCCAAGAATGTGTTAATGCAATAGAAGCAGGATGTTTTGGTGGGGAGCTGCTTGTGGAATTACAAAACATCACCCTCAATACTTAGTGTGTCTCATGTTCTAAGTGGAAAGATACAGAGGTTTTCAGCATTGCATGCTATCTATAATACCTAATGAGATAAGGATTAATTGTATACCTGTTGTGCTGTCACTCAGTCTGTCTTTATTATCACTGTGCAAGGAGCTGAATTCTTCCTGCTAAaacatcaaaagaaaacattttcacagaaagCAGATGTAAAGCTGGACAGTTCAGCAAAAAGAACTAGAGATAATATAGATTCTGCTGGATAAAGCCTATCCAAGTGGATCTTTTATTTCTGAGGTCTTGTTTAATTGTAGCATGTGTCCGGTATTTCAAAGTGTGCTAAAGCTATTCAAATTCCATTGCCCGATTTCCATTAAATATTAATGGAATACAGACAACTCTCTTGTAAATAGTTTGGAAAACTGCAAACTCTGTGATAAGTAATAGCAACATACTGACATGTATTTAGAAAATTCTTCAGCCAAGACAAGGTAAAGGTCAGATAGAACATACTCAACCCTTTCACTGACATCTTTTGGTAAAATGGTCTGTTTTTGCACTGCCCACTCCGTGCACTTTCCTGGTACAAAAAATTAAACTCTTGGAACATAAATACTTTTCATAACCTAAACACTAACTCACCTATGACTATTTACATGCACATATTTGTTACACATTAAAGTAATCTTTACACTTGTTTTATGAATTGCATTGAAATAGATTTGGATTCACTTTTGTTCCAAAATTCATCTAATTAAGTCACAGGAGAATCTGCAGTCATGAAAATAGAACATCAAGCAAAACAGATCCTGTACTTTTCCTTCCCTAAGTTCATAAGAATGGAACACTTGATACCTTGCACACTTGATCAGCAAAGAAAGTGTGCCCTTTTCCAGTCATGGGAGTTGAAGTTGATGAGTGTGGAGAGGACAAATCATTAACCTGtaaaaaattttatataaatgggtatgtatatgtatatgcatatacaGCTACTAACATGTGCccatatgtatatatgtgtatatctatctctctctctctctctacacacacatatatatacatacacatgcATTAGAGTACTTTCACCTGCACTAACATAAGTCACAATTCTAGATTACTGTCAGAGAACAGACCTAATTATTTAGTGCCCTTCGGAATCAGTACTACGTTAAGGAGTATAGCTGTTACACAGGTTACATTCTGGCTTAGATTAAACCTAACTATTAAATAGACTTATATAGTATTAAAATGCagtgaagtattttattttgatatgCATATATGCTCTTAATAATATGTATCCATATATACGTATaactaaaatataaaaacttaTTATTTACTTATTGAAATCAGCAAAAAGGACAGCTTCAACTTTAGTTGGATGAAGCAATTGTACAGTATAATGTGTACAGTTTTATCTTAGAACATGCTGTATTTTAAGCAATTTTgcttataattatttttatggtgTCATCCTAATGTCAGGAAAAGCACTCATGGTAAAACAGGTATATAAAGCAACAGTGACAGAGAAAATCCTGCCCACAAAATTCtagtaattttcaaaatgctttataTCCCCTACGAGCATCTCAAAATTGGTCTTTTCTTTACCTGAATAGGACTGATAGGAGGAGGTGGGGCTTTGCGTTTTTTTGGAGTTCCACTTCTTTCTGAACTTAATTTAGAGCCTTGATCATGCTGAAAGTTTCACCAGCCAGAAAAGGTAGGTTTGTTAGTTTGGTTAGTAAAGTCTGAGCAAgttgttttatatataaaaagaataaaatataaatcccACATTAATATCAACTTTAGCAGTTCATGCaatgtcttttttcccctttgtaaaGGCCACATCTCTACTAACATAAAGATACTAAACCTGTCTGACAATAAGAATCTGCTCCCCTGTAAACCATGcttcagtgaaaacaaacaagattTAGTGAAAAAGCAGAAGCTGACAATAGGTTTAGCACCTGTGACTTTAAAACACTTCCATTCACACATAGCCCAGTCATCCCATTCTTCACAGCTACTATCTTTCCTCTCCATCAGCTTCTGCCTGAGCTCCCCAGAAAACCCACCTCTGCACCCAGAGAAGAAATGAACCAATGCATTGCACCCTTGTCTATTTCCCAGCCATCAGCAGGTCTACTTGCACTCCAACATATAACActgaataaaaatgtaagaaactAATTTAATTGCCTAAATCTTCTGGGATTCTCACAAGAAGGAGTCTCCAGCAACCAGGGATAACCTTCAATTTTATGTTTTAGACAAAGAGAATTTTTCCGGAGCCTCTTTACTGCAGTTTAAAGAGACAGGGCGTCCAAAAAGCCAAGCTCCTGCACTACACATGAGGAAAGCAGGAATCACCCCagcacacatacacatacacagtcgccctcctttcctccccccACCAAGGGCGTTGGCTGCTGTTACACAAAGAAGGCAATGTTTGTTCCTAAAACACATTTCCTAACTAAGCAAGAAAAACCATTTACATTACATAGTAGTCATGGCAACCCATCTCACAGTGATATTTACTAGTTTTTCTGTTACTGTTTTTTGTTATGTTACAGGTCTAGAGAGTCAGGGTGTCTTCAAAACCAAAAGGACAAATACCTGCTTCACTTTTGTTGGAGACTTTGCCTCTGTGGAGCAGAAAAGAAGTGGAATAAAGATAGTTATTAAAGGAAGAGCTGTTTTACATTCTTAACCCACCCCTCTGTTCTACTTCCCATACTATAGAtgaatggtttggtttttgaaTTCCTAAAACCGGAGAAATACAATTTGCAAATTCCATTTCAATCCTATCCTTTCTCTGCTACtgtcttgtttcattttgagaaaaaatctgaagaatCATGACCATTCTTATCCTACTATAGTCTTGCACCATTCTTATGCATTAGGCTTGCTACATTAAAAATCCATTGTAATTTGACCATAAAATGCTCTGCATGCTTTAGTTCGTTCTCCAATCCCTTTGCTGAGGGGTTCTATGTATAAAAGAGAATCCATTCCAAACTGTATACAAAATTTCACAGTGCTGCTTACATTAATTTGTCTTTCTCCAAAACACCTCTTTTGGCCTGTTCAGGGCTTTATCTCATGCTAAATATTACCATCTATGGCAAAGAGTTTTTGGGAACTCTCAGCCAGATAATCTTGAAAATGGCATTTGCAACATTTCAGGATACACTTTGAAGTCAATTTGTTCAGTGCTAAACACATACGCAGCCtgtaaaagaaattacaaactGCAGGTCAGCCTCTCACACATACCCACATCCTGCGATATCTTTGATGACAGGAGATTCTGGATCCCTGTATTCTCAGAGAGTTTGGCATAATGCAGGGCATTCTGTCCAAAGACATCTACTAAACTGACATCTGCGCCTCTCCTGAGGAAAGCTTCCACCATGTTAAGGCTACTAGCTTCACAAGCCGTCATCAACGCAGTTCTgaacaagaggggaaaaaaacaaaacaaacaaacaaacaaaaaaacaaatagCAAGTGTCAAGGGCGTTCTCTTTAGCAGTTCATTTTCTCAGGGAAACAAAGTGTGACTGTTACTGTGCAATAAGGTCCAAGATTCCATCAACATTTTTATTGGTACATAAATGGAACTGCTGTTTCTCCTTACTAACAAACACCTgccagctcttcctcctcatACACTCCAGCTACAAATACAGGCCTGCAAAGATTTCTAAAAATGCCTTCCTGAGGCTGAGAGGACAGTCATAGAGAGAAATGGCTCCAGGATACAGTCAGACTAACAAACCTCACTGCTACACTCCGATTACAGTGGTGGTACTACATGAAAACCCTTATTTCATTCCTGCTCTCCTTCACATGTGTTCAAGACAAAACAGATAGAGATTTCAAtcaaaaagacaaacaaatcTAAAAGATCTTCAGTGAGTCCAAGAGACTCACTCAAACCCTGTGCTATTGTCagcctaaaaaaagaaaaaagatgttcATGAGAGCACAAACAATTCCCTTTCCAACACATGGCAGTAGCACAGAGACAGCTCCTAGAGTAAGCATAGCATTCAGAAGGAGTCTTCTCCTAACAGGTCgtatctgctttcttttctcaatTATTTGAAGGGGTCACAAGAGACATAGAGAATAAttacaaacacacagaaaacctCACCTTTCAAGCATGCTCTAATACTAATAATCCTTCCTGCTCATGCATAGTTCTCCTTTCTCATCATGAAAAAATGTCTAATAGGTTGGCCAAGTTTACTGCCAAACACATTCCCCAGTGCAGATATGATGCTGAAAAGTTACTGCAGTGACAATATTTGCTAACTATCAGGACAACAGTTTTACTAATGAATTAAACATACTCCCTCTAATGGGTAAGTCACTTGGAAAAGTG
Protein-coding sequences here:
- the RAI14 gene encoding ankycorbin, whose translation is MKSLKAKFRKSDTNEWNKNDDRLLQAVENGDPEKVASLLGKKGASATKQDSEGKTAFHLAAAKGHAECLRIMVTHGADVTAQDGAGHSALHLAAKNSHPDCIKRLLQSKCPADSTDNSGKTALHYAAACGCLQAVQLLCEHKCPINIKDMDGNIPLLLAVQNGHTEVCKCLLDHGADINTRDKNGRTALMTACEASSLNMVEAFLRRGADVSLVDVFGQNALHYAKLSENTGIQNLLSSKISQDVEAKSPTKVKQHDQGSKLSSERSGTPKKRKAPPPPISPIQVNDLSSPHSSTSTPMTGKGHTFFADQVCKQEEFSSLHSDNKDRLSDSTTGVDSLLDVSSEADQQDLLLLMQAKIASLTLHNKELQDKLQERTPKEEDSTIESYSIQTQFEQTAERQNEFLVQDLKPTLSTTQIPEKMTSPREVKMKYLQEDLQDVQRKLENSEGKRKHMETQVQSRVPEKDNLNSPDISENGSDLNLKFQETQNRHEEAVKEVLNVQRQKKPGLVSSESEETSSDLSMLKVTYGEVEALKQELKKALEESERQKEKVRELQKKFEDREQNVSGKLSVEECEEMKNSYCSVIDNINQEKALLIERYKEGQEEIKRLQDKLTNQMQLESSAEAGQRKDAMHRTIDELNRQLNELSQLYKEAQTELEEYRKKKTLDDIVSDYIPRDEHEKLLEVTNSLKYKAENELSEMKSQYTKVLDEAEELKQLLDTQKQNSLPITEHRQVINALRNTIKEMEEEINELKRLLSNKESELRNLEKALLEEKAAINEAMVPKATYEKLQSSLEGEVTVLSSRLKDVIREKENISLDAVKLRNEILHLKEAKEGMHTLLEAKEREVTDLQDKYHQVQEALIEMKNSSKLEEDKDKKINEMSKEISKLKEALNSLSQLSYSTSATKRQSQQLEVLQQQVKQLQNQLTVQSSKLD